The Oscillospiraceae bacterium genome has a segment encoding these proteins:
- the hypF gene encoding carbamoyltransferase HypF — MITKEYIFSGIVQGMGFRPTALRLATELGITGTVCNTGGRVTLTATGEGAALTAFAKRLCRAFSIYQYEVNELPFQPFPGFTITHSRGARGLPFLPPDLATCPDCGRELLDPKNRRYRHPFITCIHCGPRYTVMEALPYDRERTVMGRFPLCPDCRAEYTTPADRRCHAQTIACPHCGPQLTMDIETAAQLLRQGEVIAVKGIGGYHLCANAANPPAVAKIRQIKHRGQKPFAVLFRNIEEVRQYCRVSQAEEKLLLSAARPIVLLHSKRPLPTEITCGSDRVGAFLPCNPLQILLLEAISPLVATSANISGAPMCTDDTAVQQFGVPVLGHDRPILTPIDDSVLQVTEGNPAFMRRARGYVPLAVELPFAAKQTTLCLGGDLKATFGYHAGRYVFLSQPFGDLEHPDCLAAYQENIERFAALHGFTTEKVVADLHPGYTARRFYTPDMQVQHHIAHAAAVLAEHQLTEPALCFALDGTGYGTNGQIWGSEVFDFDGGRFTHLGHLPPFTCPPGDSVATDARLCLSCYLGTQPLVNQAKDAGVPLLQNSSAGRLFDAAAAALGLCDTNTYEGQCAATVEQAARRASGAYPFDPGCTPRELLEEMQCQRADVPALALGLHHWLARWILNQAQAYRRSTVVLSGGCFTNQILTRCTADLLRRNGYTVYTACKVSPGDGALALGQAYISALEE, encoded by the coding sequence ATGATCACGAAAGAATATATCTTTAGCGGCATTGTGCAGGGTATGGGCTTTCGCCCCACCGCCCTGCGACTGGCTACGGAACTGGGAATCACCGGCACGGTGTGCAACACCGGCGGCCGGGTGACCCTCACCGCCACCGGAGAGGGCGCGGCGCTCACTGCCTTCGCAAAGCGGCTGTGCCGCGCCTTTTCCATCTACCAATATGAAGTGAATGAATTGCCGTTCCAGCCATTTCCGGGCTTTACCATCACCCACAGCCGTGGTGCCCGGGGTCTGCCTTTTCTGCCCCCGGACCTGGCCACCTGTCCGGACTGCGGGCGGGAGTTGCTGGATCCGAAGAACCGGCGCTATCGGCACCCATTCATCACCTGTATTCACTGCGGACCGCGGTACACGGTTATGGAGGCCCTGCCTTATGACCGGGAACGCACGGTGATGGGGCGCTTTCCCCTTTGCCCGGACTGCCGGGCGGAGTACACCACCCCCGCAGACCGGCGCTGCCACGCCCAAACCATTGCCTGCCCCCACTGTGGACCGCAGCTAACCATGGACATAGAGACAGCTGCCCAACTGCTGCGGCAGGGAGAAGTGATAGCCGTCAAAGGCATTGGCGGCTATCACCTGTGCGCCAACGCTGCAAATCCGCCAGCCGTGGCAAAAATACGACAAATCAAACACCGGGGGCAAAAGCCCTTTGCGGTGCTGTTTCGCAATATAGAAGAAGTGCGGCAGTATTGCCGGGTGAGCCAGGCAGAGGAGAAACTGCTGCTGTCTGCTGCCCGACCCATTGTGCTGCTGCATAGCAAGCGACCGCTGCCCACAGAGATCACCTGCGGCAGTGACCGGGTGGGGGCGTTCCTGCCCTGCAATCCGCTGCAAATTCTGCTGCTGGAGGCGATCTCGCCCCTGGTGGCCACCAGTGCCAACATCAGCGGCGCGCCTATGTGCACAGACGATACAGCCGTGCAGCAGTTCGGCGTGCCGGTGCTGGGTCACGATCGTCCAATTCTGACCCCTATTGACGACTCTGTACTGCAAGTGACAGAGGGCAATCCTGCCTTTATGCGCCGGGCGCGGGGCTATGTGCCTTTGGCCGTTGAACTGCCCTTTGCCGCCAAACAGACCACCCTGTGCCTGGGCGGTGATCTAAAAGCCACCTTCGGCTACCACGCCGGGCGCTATGTGTTTCTGTCCCAACCCTTTGGCGACCTGGAGCACCCGGACTGCCTGGCTGCCTACCAAGAAAATATAGAGCGCTTCGCCGCCCTTCACGGCTTTACGACAGAAAAAGTGGTAGCAGACCTGCACCCGGGCTATACCGCCCGCCGGTTTTATACGCCGGATATGCAGGTGCAGCACCATATTGCCCACGCTGCCGCCGTATTGGCGGAGCACCAACTGACCGAACCGGCTCTGTGCTTTGCCCTGGACGGCACCGGCTACGGCACCAACGGCCAAATTTGGGGCAGCGAGGTATTTGACTTTGACGGTGGGCGCTTTACCCACCTGGGGCATCTGCCGCCCTTTACCTGTCCCCCCGGAGACAGCGTGGCAACGGACGCCCGACTGTGCCTTAGCTGCTATCTAGGCACCCAACCGCTGGTGAACCAAGCGAAAGACGCCGGCGTACCCCTACTGCAAAACAGCAGCGCAGGGCGCCTGTTTGACGCTGCGGCTGCCGCCCTGGGGCTGTGCGATACCAACACCTATGAGGGGCAATGCGCCGCCACGGTAGAGCAAGCGGCTCGCCGGGCAAGCGGCGCTTATCCCTTTGACCCGGGCTGCACCCCGCGGGAGCTGCTGGAGGAAATGCAGTGCCAAAGGGCAGATGTGCCCGCCCTGGCACTGGGGCTGCACCACTGGCTGGCCCGATGGATCCTGAACCAAGCCCAAGCCTACCGACGCAGCACTGTGGTGCTCTCCGGCGGCTGCTTTACCAACCAAATTTTGACCCGCTGCACGGCAGATCTGCTGCGGCGCAACGGCTACACTGTTTATACCGCCTGCAAGGTGTCCCCCGGTGACGGAGCATTGGCACTGGGACAGGCATATATATCGGCACTGGAGGAATGA
- a CDS encoding FRG domain-containing protein: MMHFITKAKQTEKDLRTRFADDKFAEWEAQVIDALDVDFSLVRREVHTMEEFEQQLKAPFLENKEKIFYRGERVDDRARPLIPTIFRNRQALFDNGDAVAKVTADFVYDFYSRDGSYMHLYEKVMDPHPRQNLYRLFAFSQHYLDVSPFVDFTKSLYVSLSFALKNRQVYPAPLALYTVKIRDEGDYTESLATANAWLEDYKVYVFRRREDYIKSLMQSGAAGLRQMLRQMERERQDMVLMGNAPSAKLIGIPTNDLMRYQQGVFLLLTDFSLMFNGYPTKNIREDFEVTKWILDAEICPALLQMIEREAPWYNYDCLLDVKTGFEKAAKFDL; this comes from the coding sequence ATGATGCACTTTATAACAAAAGCGAAACAAACGGAAAAAGACCTGCGCACCCGCTTTGCAGACGATAAGTTTGCCGAGTGGGAGGCGCAGGTCATTGACGCTTTGGATGTGGATTTTTCCCTGGTGCGCCGAGAGGTGCACACAATGGAAGAATTTGAGCAGCAGCTGAAAGCACCGTTTTTGGAGAACAAAGAAAAGATTTTCTACCGCGGCGAGCGGGTGGACGATCGTGCCCGACCGCTGATCCCCACCATTTTTCGCAACCGGCAGGCCCTGTTTGATAATGGGGATGCGGTGGCCAAGGTGACGGCGGATTTTGTGTATGACTTTTACAGCCGGGACGGCAGCTATATGCACCTTTATGAGAAGGTGATGGATCCGCATCCGCGGCAAAATCTGTATCGGCTGTTTGCTTTTTCCCAGCATTATCTGGATGTGTCGCCCTTTGTGGATTTTACCAAGAGTCTGTATGTTTCTCTGTCTTTTGCGCTGAAGAATCGGCAGGTCTATCCGGCGCCGTTGGCGCTTTATACGGTAAAAATTCGGGACGAAGGGGATTATACCGAGTCCTTAGCTACGGCTAATGCCTGGCTGGAGGATTACAAGGTGTATGTGTTCCGCCGTCGGGAGGATTACATTAAGAGCCTGATGCAAAGCGGCGCCGCCGGGCTGCGCCAAATGCTTCGACAAATGGAGCGAGAGCGTCAGGATATGGTTTTAATGGGCAACGCGCCCAGCGCCAAGCTGATCGGTATTCCAACCAATGATCTGATGCGCTACCAGCAGGGTGTGTTTTTGCTGCTGACGGATTTTTCCCTAATGTTCAACGGCTATCCCACCAAGAATATTCGGGAGGATTTTGAAGTTACCAAGTGGATCCTGGATGCCGAGATCTGCCCGGCATTGCTGCAAATGATCGAGCGGGAGGCTCCCTGGTATAATTACGACTGCCTGCTGGATGTGAAAACCGGGTTTGAAAAGGCCGCCAAATTTGATTTGTAA
- a CDS encoding 4Fe-4S binding protein: protein MAFMDFTRTALKNLFSKPATRQYPQVPREYPARSRGHVEIDMEACILCGLCSRKCPSGAITVNRAAGTWSIDRMGCVQCADCTTGCPKHCLTMQPGYTPPGPKKLVDVYQKPQPEQKEEAAPQGGKIVNDMEKCILCGLCARKCPQEAITVDRKGSRTWAIDRSACVQCGACMDACLKFHALSFAPDDGAAGTETYTKPV, encoded by the coding sequence ATGGCATTTATGGATTTTACACGCACGGCGCTGAAGAACCTGTTTTCCAAGCCTGCCACCCGGCAGTACCCGCAGGTGCCCCGGGAATATCCGGCACGCAGCCGCGGCCATGTGGAAATTGATATGGAAGCCTGCATTCTCTGCGGCCTGTGCAGCCGCAAGTGCCCCTCCGGTGCCATTACCGTGAACCGGGCTGCCGGTACTTGGAGCATTGACCGTATGGGCTGCGTGCAGTGCGCAGACTGTACCACCGGCTGCCCCAAGCACTGCCTGACCATGCAGCCGGGCTACACCCCGCCGGGGCCGAAAAAGCTGGTGGATGTGTACCAAAAGCCCCAGCCGGAGCAGAAAGAAGAAGCGGCACCCCAAGGCGGCAAGATCGTCAACGATATGGAGAAGTGCATTCTCTGCGGCCTGTGTGCCCGCAAGTGCCCCCAGGAGGCTATCACCGTGGACCGGAAAGGAAGTCGCACCTGGGCCATTGACCGCAGCGCCTGCGTGCAGTGCGGCGCATGTATGGATGCGTGCCTCAAGTTTCACGCCCTCTCCTTTGCCCCGGACGACGGCGCTGCCGGCACGGAAACCTATACCAAACCCGTATGA
- a CDS encoding NADH-quinone oxidoreductase subunit H: MSNAAVAAISVALYILLAPGVGGLLQGVDRKATARMQGRQGPPLLQSFYDVGKLLGKETKYMNHIQIVCHVSFLIFVIFTGALFFGGGDLLLIFFALTTANLCLILAATTCNSPYAAMGANREMLQTMAYEPMVLLTAVGFYLATGSFKVSDIVRSSGLPPIVYLPGVFCGFLFILTIKLRKHPFDLSTSHHAHQEMVKGLTTEFNGVTLLIVEVSHWYENVFLMGIIALFFINGKPWSYALAAVAVVLSYFLEILIDNTNARLKWQRMFKTTWAVTMIIGVINIFVLQVLKGV; this comes from the coding sequence ATGAGCAATGCTGCTGTTGCCGCCATCAGTGTGGCGCTGTATATTCTGCTGGCACCGGGCGTGGGCGGTCTGCTGCAAGGTGTGGACCGCAAAGCCACCGCCCGTATGCAAGGGCGCCAAGGTCCGCCGCTGCTCCAGTCCTTCTACGATGTGGGCAAGTTGCTGGGCAAAGAAACCAAGTATATGAACCACATTCAGATCGTCTGCCATGTAAGCTTCTTGATTTTCGTTATTTTTACCGGCGCGCTGTTTTTCGGCGGCGGAGATCTGCTGCTGATCTTCTTTGCCCTGACCACCGCCAACCTGTGTCTGATCCTGGCGGCCACCACCTGTAACAGCCCCTATGCGGCGATGGGTGCCAATCGGGAGATGCTGCAAACCATGGCCTATGAGCCTATGGTGCTGCTCACCGCCGTTGGCTTTTATCTGGCCACCGGCAGCTTTAAGGTCAGCGACATTGTGCGGTCAAGCGGCCTGCCGCCGATTGTGTACCTGCCCGGTGTGTTTTGCGGGTTTCTGTTCATTCTCACCATCAAGCTGCGCAAGCACCCCTTTGACCTGTCCACCAGCCACCACGCCCATCAAGAGATGGTCAAGGGGCTGACCACCGAATTTAACGGCGTAACCCTCCTGATTGTGGAGGTGAGCCACTGGTATGAGAACGTATTTTTAATGGGCATCATCGCCCTGTTTTTCATCAACGGCAAGCCCTGGAGCTATGCGCTGGCAGCGGTGGCCGTGGTGCTGTCTTACTTTTTGGAGATCCTCATTGACAACACCAACGCCCGCCTCAAGTGGCAGCGTATGTTCAAAACCACTTGGGCGGTGACCATGATCATCGGGGTCATCAACATCTTTGTTTTACAAGTGCTAAAGGGGGTATAA
- a CDS encoding NADH-quinone oxidoreductase subunit C, which yields MNPSYTIEDVDIKTLYRMMLEHLRAGFRLVQIGATGREDGTELIYSVAKDYQMDNFRVFVESGEIINSISDIFPSAALFENEIAELFGVDIDCINLDFHGKFYRIDKETPFCKAPMGENVTIVKKTEGGAENG from the coding sequence ATGAACCCAAGCTACACCATTGAAGATGTGGACATCAAGACCCTGTACCGGATGATGCTGGAGCACCTGCGCGCCGGCTTTCGGCTGGTACAGATCGGCGCCACTGGAAGAGAAGATGGCACGGAACTGATCTATTCCGTTGCCAAGGACTACCAAATGGACAACTTTCGGGTATTTGTGGAGTCAGGTGAGATCATCAACTCCATCTCGGATATTTTTCCCTCTGCGGCGCTGTTTGAGAACGAGATTGCCGAGCTGTTCGGGGTGGATATTGACTGTATTAACCTGGACTTCCATGGCAAATTTTACCGAATAGACAAAGAAACGCCTTTTTGCAAGGCCCCTATGGGTGAGAACGTAACCATCGTGAAAAAAACGGAGGGAGGTGCAGAGAATGGCTAA
- a CDS encoding nickel-dependent hydrogenase large subunit encodes MANRTIVPFGPQHPVLPEPIHLDLVLEDEKVVEAIPSIGFVHRGLEELAGRRDFHDYQYVVERICGICSFKHGMAYCETLEQIFGAEVPPRAKYLRTIWGEMSRVHSHLLWLGLLADAFGFDALFMQCWRMREKVLDMFEASTGGRVIFSVNTIGGVLKDMDSDMLKSFVAIFDDMEKELHSLAHVFLNDYSVQSRLRGVGVLTKEQALLYGAVGPMARASGIEIDTRKLGYEAYGDAEFDIITSTDCDGYARCRVRIGELFQSIGIIRQLAAKVPDSELTVPIKGMPKGEAIVRVEQPRGEAFYYTKANGTKFLERFRVRTPTFTNLYALLHILPGSELADVPLQILTIDPCISCTER; translated from the coding sequence ATGGCTAATCGCACCATCGTGCCCTTTGGCCCTCAGCACCCGGTGCTGCCGGAGCCTATTCATCTGGATTTAGTCCTGGAGGACGAAAAGGTAGTTGAGGCCATCCCCTCCATCGGCTTTGTCCATCGGGGACTGGAAGAACTGGCCGGTCGTCGGGACTTCCATGACTATCAATATGTGGTAGAGCGCATTTGCGGCATTTGCTCCTTTAAGCACGGCATGGCCTATTGCGAGACCCTGGAGCAGATCTTTGGCGCAGAAGTGCCGCCCAGAGCCAAATATCTGCGCACCATTTGGGGCGAAATGAGCCGGGTCCACTCCCACCTGCTGTGGCTGGGTCTCTTGGCAGATGCCTTTGGCTTTGACGCCCTGTTTATGCAGTGCTGGCGTATGCGGGAAAAAGTGCTGGATATGTTTGAGGCCTCCACCGGCGGGCGAGTGATCTTTAGCGTCAACACCATCGGCGGCGTGCTGAAAGATATGGACAGCGATATGCTCAAAAGCTTTGTTGCCATCTTTGACGATATGGAAAAAGAACTGCACAGCCTTGCCCATGTTTTTTTGAACGATTACAGTGTGCAAAGCCGCCTGCGGGGCGTGGGCGTGCTCACCAAGGAGCAGGCACTGCTGTACGGCGCCGTAGGGCCCATGGCCCGTGCCTCCGGCATAGAGATCGACACCCGCAAGCTGGGGTATGAAGCCTACGGCGATGCGGAATTTGATATCATCACCAGCACCGACTGCGACGGCTACGCCCGCTGCCGGGTACGCATTGGCGAGCTGTTCCAGTCCATTGGTATTATCCGCCAGCTGGCAGCCAAGGTGCCCGACTCCGAGCTGACCGTGCCCATCAAGGGGATGCCCAAGGGCGAGGCCATTGTGCGGGTGGAGCAGCCGCGGGGCGAGGCGTTCTATTATACGAAAGCCAACGGCACCAAGTTTTTGGAGCGCTTTCGTGTGCGCACCCCTACCTTTACCAATTTGTATGCACTCCTGCACATTTTGCCCGGCAGCGAGCTGGCAGATGTGCCGTTGCAGATCCTAACCATTGACCCGTGCATCAGCTGCACGGAGCGGTAA
- a CDS encoding polysaccharide deacetylase family protein, whose amino-acid sequence MANKVRVTALFLVLAILIATFGAVSVVQAKTVGDVEKLEIIEEGQQTDCTLRWHRVKGADGYQIFQSVSDKKAFDKVKTVEGKKNTHVQLTDLTPATVYRYKVRAYKIYRDQEYTGDFSPEMTAYTLPGAPKVEASSLSEGSMNLRWSTDTGAAGYQLQYAKDKDFSADGAQTMDFKAGQNSAVLEKLTEKATYYVRMRGSMAVGSSTKYGPWSEVKSIQIAETVKLPANIDKDKPMVALTFDDGPAFDGSTGRILDVLEKYGARATFFMVGTRINDNTKKYLKRELELGCELGNHTYNHDHYGKAVTEADVVKCSDAVYKACGKRPTAFRCPGGNMSSVMQNTAKKEGMIIAYWSVDTEDWKSRNPAQIISRAEHGAYDGSIILMHDIYGSTADAVEKIVPALVKKGYQIVTVSEMIQAKTGKAPQAGQQYIDYKTINNNTH is encoded by the coding sequence ATGGCAAACAAAGTGCGGGTGACGGCACTGTTTTTGGTTTTGGCAATTTTAATCGCAACCTTTGGCGCCGTGTCTGTGGTTCAGGCCAAGACGGTGGGGGATGTGGAGAAGCTGGAAATCATCGAAGAAGGCCAGCAGACGGACTGCACCCTGCGTTGGCACCGGGTCAAGGGCGCCGATGGGTATCAGATTTTTCAATCCGTAAGCGATAAAAAGGCCTTTGATAAAGTTAAGACGGTGGAGGGCAAAAAGAACACACATGTGCAGCTGACGGATTTAACGCCGGCCACTGTGTACCGCTACAAGGTGCGGGCATATAAGATTTACAGAGACCAGGAATATACCGGCGATTTCAGCCCGGAGATGACGGCATACACTTTGCCCGGTGCACCTAAGGTGGAGGCGTCCTCCCTTTCGGAGGGGTCTATGAACCTGCGCTGGTCTACGGATACCGGAGCAGCGGGCTATCAGCTGCAGTATGCAAAGGATAAGGACTTCAGCGCAGATGGTGCGCAGACCATGGACTTTAAGGCCGGTCAAAACAGTGCAGTGCTGGAGAAGCTGACGGAGAAGGCCACCTACTATGTGCGTATGCGCGGCAGCATGGCTGTGGGCAGCAGCACCAAGTACGGCCCCTGGAGCGAGGTTAAGAGCATACAGATCGCGGAGACGGTGAAACTGCCTGCGAATATTGACAAGGACAAGCCGATGGTGGCCCTGACCTTTGATGACGGCCCGGCCTTTGACGGTTCCACCGGCCGCATTTTAGATGTGTTGGAGAAGTACGGTGCCCGCGCCACCTTCTTTATGGTGGGTACGCGGATCAATGACAACACCAAGAAGTATTTGAAGCGAGAGTTGGAGCTTGGCTGTGAGCTGGGCAACCACACCTACAATCACGATCACTACGGCAAGGCGGTGACGGAGGCAGATGTGGTTAAGTGCTCAGATGCCGTATATAAGGCCTGCGGCAAGCGGCCCACGGCATTCCGCTGCCCCGGCGGCAATATGAGCAGTGTCATGCAGAACACTGCCAAAAAAGAGGGCATGATCATTGCCTACTGGTCGGTAGATACGGAGGACTGGAAATCCAGGAATCCGGCACAAATTATCAGTCGGGCAGAGCACGGTGCCTATGACGGCAGCATTATCCTGATGCACGATATTTACGGCTCCACCGCAGACGCGGTAGAGAAAATTGTACCGGCGCTGGTGAAAAAGGGCTATCAAATTGTGACGGTGTCTGAGATGATCCAGGCTAAAACCGGCAAGGCACCGCAAGCCGGTCAGCAATATATCGACTACAAGACCATTAACAACAATACCCACTGA
- a CDS encoding NADH-quinone oxidoreductase subunit B family protein, with protein MPNVTKSPWIMHYDGTSCNGCDIEVLACLTPLYDVERFGVINTGNPKHADILLITGSVNHQNAPVVRQIYEQMNEPKVVCAIGVCACNGGVFKDCYNVLGGVDKVIPVDIYVPGCAARPESIIDGVVQSLALLQEKSERRKEAAE; from the coding sequence ATGCCGAATGTAACCAAATCTCCGTGGATTATGCACTACGATGGCACCTCCTGCAACGGCTGCGACATTGAGGTGCTGGCCTGTTTGACCCCCCTCTATGATGTAGAGCGGTTTGGGGTTATCAACACCGGCAACCCCAAGCACGCGGATATTTTGCTGATCACCGGCTCCGTCAACCACCAAAACGCGCCGGTCGTGCGCCAGATCTACGAGCAGATGAACGAACCAAAGGTGGTGTGCGCCATTGGGGTGTGCGCCTGCAACGGCGGCGTGTTCAAGGACTGCTACAATGTGCTGGGCGGGGTGGACAAAGTGATCCCCGTAGATATTTATGTGCCCGGGTGCGCCGCGCGGCCGGAGAGTATTATTGACGGCGTGGTACAATCCCTGGCACTGCTGCAAGAAAAAAGCGAACGCCGAAAGGAGGCCGCAGAATGA
- a CDS encoding proton-conducting transporter membrane subunit, with protein MEQMQILLAILVLLPFVSALLLALCGSDRMRRLVVYGSAGVLMISAVAFAVCFFSGENLQLRFLQSGGIIDHTMLALEAGFAVLITVLSIKYRRYYVAVLSIAQTVLTFVYELGGYKPAVQPYNLFADQLTVIMVLIIAVVGTLITVYAVGYMRDYHNHHKEYTDRRRFFFAMLYVFLGAMFGLVLSNSLLWLYFFWEITSLVSFLLIGYTRTKEAVQNSFRALWMNLLGGLGFAAAIFWAGVRFGITDLQSLILCDGKLVVAPVILLAFAALTKSAQMPFSRWLLGAMVAPTPSSALLHSATMVKAGVYLLIRLAPVMYGTYAGSMVSLVGGFTFLITSMLAITVSDGKAVLAYSTISNLGLIAACAGVGRQETVWAAVLLLIFHAVSKSLLFQTVGAIENATGSRDIESMHGLIARHPRLALTLSIGIAGMFLAPFGMLISKWAALKAFVDSGSIILVLFICFGSATTLFYWTKWVATVLSWNRKDTRQRNTTSGDQWTSLLIHSVLMVLLCFAFPAVSKFVVTPYLAGVYGHASAVLSSDNILIMIIMLVLIFVVPMVTMILLRRSHITFEDTYLAGVNTGKQTYFYDAMGEPKHSWITNWYLTDLFGETKLWNPSVVLSTAAILIYTVIALGGAVR; from the coding sequence ATGGAACAGATGCAGATTTTGCTGGCAATCCTGGTACTTCTGCCTTTTGTCAGCGCCCTGTTGCTGGCACTGTGCGGCAGCGACCGTATGCGCCGGCTTGTCGTCTATGGCAGCGCCGGCGTGCTGATGATCAGCGCCGTGGCCTTTGCCGTGTGTTTCTTCTCGGGGGAGAATTTGCAGCTGCGCTTTTTACAGAGCGGCGGGATCATTGACCATACCATGCTGGCGCTGGAGGCCGGCTTTGCGGTGCTGATCACCGTCCTTAGCATCAAGTACCGGCGCTACTATGTGGCGGTGCTGTCCATTGCCCAAACAGTGCTGACCTTTGTGTATGAACTGGGAGGCTATAAGCCTGCCGTACAGCCCTACAACCTGTTTGCAGACCAACTGACCGTGATTATGGTGCTGATCATCGCCGTTGTAGGCACACTCATCACAGTATATGCAGTCGGCTATATGCGCGATTACCATAACCATCATAAGGAATATACCGATCGGCGTCGCTTTTTCTTTGCCATGCTGTATGTATTCTTAGGTGCCATGTTTGGTCTGGTGCTGTCCAACAGTCTGTTATGGCTCTACTTTTTTTGGGAGATCACCAGCCTTGTGTCCTTCCTGCTGATCGGCTACACCCGCACCAAAGAGGCGGTGCAAAACAGCTTCCGTGCCCTGTGGATGAATCTGCTGGGCGGACTTGGATTTGCAGCAGCCATCTTTTGGGCAGGGGTGCGCTTTGGGATCACAGACCTGCAAAGCCTGATCCTGTGCGACGGCAAGCTGGTGGTGGCGCCGGTGATTTTGCTGGCCTTTGCTGCACTGACCAAGAGCGCACAAATGCCTTTCTCCCGTTGGCTGCTGGGAGCCATGGTGGCACCCACGCCCTCCTCTGCACTGTTGCACAGCGCCACGATGGTAAAGGCCGGTGTGTACCTGCTGATCCGCCTGGCGCCGGTGATGTACGGCACCTATGCCGGCTCTATGGTGAGCCTGGTCGGGGGCTTTACATTCCTGATCACTTCCATGCTGGCCATTACCGTCAGTGACGGCAAGGCTGTGCTGGCCTACTCTACCATCTCCAACCTGGGACTGATCGCCGCCTGTGCCGGTGTGGGCCGACAGGAGACGGTATGGGCCGCTGTTCTTTTGCTGATCTTCCACGCAGTATCCAAATCCCTGCTGTTTCAAACAGTGGGTGCCATTGAGAACGCCACCGGCAGCCGGGATATTGAGTCCATGCACGGACTGATTGCCCGGCACCCACGCCTGGCGCTGACCCTTTCCATCGGCATTGCCGGTATGTTTCTGGCGCCCTTTGGCATGCTCATCTCCAAGTGGGCGGCGCTAAAAGCCTTTGTGGACAGCGGCTCCATTATCCTGGTGCTGTTTATCTGCTTCGGCTCCGCCACCACTTTGTTTTACTGGACCAAATGGGTGGCCACCGTGCTTTCCTGGAACCGAAAGGACACCCGCCAAAGAAACACAACCTCCGGGGATCAGTGGACTTCTCTGCTCATTCACTCGGTACTAATGGTGCTGCTGTGCTTTGCATTCCCGGCAGTGTCTAAATTCGTGGTTACCCCGTACCTGGCCGGTGTGTACGGCCACGCCTCGGCGGTGCTGTCCAGCGACAATATTCTCATTATGATCATAATGCTGGTGCTGATCTTTGTGGTGCCTATGGTGACGATGATTCTGCTGCGCCGCTCTCACATTACCTTTGAAGACACATACCTTGCCGGCGTGAATACCGGCAAGCAGACTTATTTCTATGACGCCATGGGCGAGCCCAAGCACTCCTGGATCACCAACTGGTACTTGACCGACCTGTTCGGTGAGACCAAGCTGTGGAACCCCAGCGTGGTGCTCTCCACGGCAGCCATCTTGATTTATACCGTCATAGCGTTAGGAGGTGCGGTGCGATGA
- a CDS encoding HypC/HybG/HupF family hydrogenase formation chaperone, giving the protein MTMCVAAPGKILSINGTTATVAYSGNRVPANLGVVKAQVGDWVLVHAGLVIQVLSESQAQEINNLLAELETLQ; this is encoded by the coding sequence ATGACTATGTGCGTTGCCGCTCCCGGCAAAATTTTATCCATCAACGGCACCACCGCCACGGTAGCATACAGCGGCAACCGGGTGCCTGCCAACCTGGGCGTTGTCAAAGCCCAAGTGGGCGACTGGGTGCTGGTGCACGCCGGGCTGGTGATCCAGGTGCTCAGCGAAAGCCAAGCCCAGGAGATAAACAACCTGTTAGCAGAACTGGAGACCCTGCAATGA